Proteins encoded within one genomic window of Hallerella porci:
- the mutL gene encoding DNA mismatch repair endonuclease MutL: MENSRIHALPEDVVNQIAAGEVVERPASVVKELMENALDAGASRIEIQILEGGKKSILIRDNGCGMSEADLNLCYLPHTTSKLTSAEDLFHLATNGFRGEAVASIAAVSKLTITSRTEDASEANAIRLSGGTVEKKFQDASPRGTTFLIEDLFFNAPVRKTFLGSETLEASRILDTVTRLAIANPNVRIDYKSNGRDTFTAVDGNDLRSRIAEALGAGIARSMIPVDYEEAGIRVSGFVVPPGEQKNKRSKLYFYVQKRPIWNPVMTKAVNRAYEPYGNSSAPIAVLFLEMSDVAVDVNVHPTKREVRFANENDVFLAVHHAVRDAFQKPDENHPTIRLEDISSASVNSFSTNSSANDSGIGIKNFEPMRSFPISNQASAEPEENFSAPNYSAKSQSFSNSFGSNSPALSATKNASKEVEEPRKKFRNDDPDDIIQDLFSLPENGNIIPLTPQNLRPPTRMDKTTPPQFFQLANTYLVCEDSEGLLLIDQNAAHQRILFEQAMNSLAQESALESQELLFPEIVDFTAAEASFIPQLLPTLDILGFHLELFGKNTYQLRGTPRDLPFSRSVEALRGLVSAAIEGETLENPSHEILAKAWAKNNAIQAGDKLSTEEMTHLMASLLTTQDPMSSPSGRPTLMRLPLSEIHKKFKK, from the coding sequence ATGGAAAATTCCCGAATTCATGCCCTTCCCGAGGATGTTGTCAATCAAATTGCTGCTGGAGAGGTGGTGGAACGCCCTGCTTCGGTCGTCAAAGAGCTGATGGAAAACGCCTTGGACGCAGGAGCTTCTCGGATTGAAATTCAAATTTTAGAGGGTGGGAAGAAGTCAATTCTCATTCGCGATAACGGCTGCGGAATGTCCGAAGCCGATTTAAATCTCTGCTATCTGCCGCATACGACGTCAAAGCTCACCTCGGCAGAAGACTTATTTCACTTGGCGACAAACGGATTCCGCGGCGAAGCCGTTGCCTCCATTGCTGCGGTTTCGAAGCTCACGATTACGAGCCGCACCGAAGACGCAAGCGAAGCAAACGCCATTCGTTTAAGTGGCGGAACGGTGGAAAAAAAATTCCAAGACGCTTCACCCCGCGGCACGACTTTTCTCATCGAAGATCTCTTTTTTAATGCGCCGGTTCGCAAGACTTTTCTCGGGAGCGAAACTCTCGAAGCTTCCCGCATTTTGGATACGGTGACGCGCCTTGCGATTGCTAATCCGAATGTGCGCATCGATTACAAATCCAACGGTCGCGATACATTTACCGCGGTCGATGGAAACGATTTGCGGAGCCGCATTGCAGAAGCCCTCGGCGCAGGAATTGCGCGTTCGATGATTCCCGTCGATTACGAAGAAGCGGGCATCCGCGTTTCGGGATTTGTCGTCCCGCCCGGCGAACAAAAAAATAAACGCAGCAAGCTTTATTTTTATGTGCAGAAACGTCCGATTTGGAATCCGGTGATGACGAAAGCGGTGAACCGCGCCTACGAACCTTACGGCAATAGCAGCGCACCGATTGCGGTTTTATTCTTAGAAATGTCCGATGTCGCAGTCGATGTCAACGTGCACCCGACGAAGCGCGAAGTCCGATTTGCCAATGAAAACGATGTGTTCTTAGCGGTGCATCACGCTGTCCGCGACGCATTCCAAAAGCCCGACGAAAATCATCCGACGATTCGCCTCGAAGATATTTCTTCGGCTTCGGTGAATTCGTTTAGCACAAATTCATCGGCAAATGATTCGGGTATCGGCATTAAAAATTTTGAACCGATGCGGAGTTTTCCGATTTCAAATCAAGCTTCCGCAGAACCGGAAGAAAATTTTTCTGCGCCAAATTATTCGGCGAAGTCGCAATCGTTTTCAAATTCATTCGGGAGCAATTCTCCCGCTCTGAGCGCAACAAAAAATGCTTCAAAAGAAGTGGAAGAGCCGCGCAAAAAATTTCGCAACGACGATCCCGACGACATTATTCAAGATTTATTTTCTCTCCCCGAAAACGGAAACATTATTCCGCTTACGCCGCAGAATTTGCGTCCGCCCACTCGGATGGACAAGACGACGCCTCCGCAATTTTTCCAGCTCGCAAACACTTACCTCGTCTGCGAAGACAGCGAAGGACTTTTGCTCATCGACCAAAATGCAGCGCACCAACGCATCCTTTTTGAGCAAGCGATGAATTCACTCGCCCAAGAATCTGCGCTCGAAAGCCAAGAACTTTTATTCCCCGAAATCGTCGATTTTACCGCAGCCGAAGCGAGCTTTATTCCGCAGTTACTGCCGACTCTCGACATTTTAGGTTTTCATTTGGAATTATTCGGAAAGAATACTTATCAGCTGCGCGGAACTCCCCGCGATCTTCCGTTCTCCCGTTCTGTCGAAGCGCTCCGCGGGCTCGTTTCTGCGGCAATCGAAGGCGAAACTTTGGAAAATCCTTCGCACGAAATTTTAGCGAAAGCGTGGGCAAAAAATAATGCGATTCAAGCGGGCGATAAACTTTCGACCGAAGAAATGACGCATTTGATGGCATCGCTTCTCACGACTCAAGATCCGATGAGTTCGCCAAGCGGCCGCCCCACGCTGATGCGTTTACCGCTCTCCGAGATTCACAAAAAATTTAAGAAGTGA